In Zingiber officinale cultivar Zhangliang chromosome 6A, Zo_v1.1, whole genome shotgun sequence, a single genomic region encodes these proteins:
- the LOC121996874 gene encoding luc7-like protein 3 isoform X1, producing MDAQRALLDELMGAARNLTDEQKKQYKEIRWDDKEVCGAYMVRFCPHDLFVNTKSDLGVCPKIHDPKLKESFEKSPRHSTYVARFEAELAQWCEKLHATQVMDLDRKVRRGRERLEQEVEATPAPIPTEKSEHLSVLEEKIKKLLEQIESLGEAGKIDEAEALMRKVDMLNAEKTAFSQQSATDKVLMLPQEKKMALCDICGSILVANDAAERTQTHVLGKQHIGYGMIRDFLSEFKAAKEKAKEEDRLAREREAEELRKQKENDHGSRVRGTDLGERERSREREHGRDRFRDRGAERERSRGDWSGRGSRDRGRESDRRNDYRRNGRESNRDRFRDRSGARSRSRSPARHSHKRSRSPVLR from the exons ATGGATGCACAGAGAGCTCTCCTCGACGAACTTATGGGGGCAG CTCGAAATCTAACTGACGAGCAGAAAAAGCAGTACAAGGAAATTCGATGGGACGATAAGGAGGTGTGCGGCGCGTACATGGTTCGATTCTGCCCTCACGATCTGTTCGTAAACACGAAAAGCGACCTAG GAGTTTGCCCTAAAATACATGACCCGAAGCTCAAGGAGAG TTTTGAGAAGTCCCCTAGACACAGTACATATGTTGCAAGGTTTGAAGCAGAGCTAGCACAATGGTGTGAGAAGCTG CATGCAACACAGGTGATGGATTTAGATAGGAAAGTTAGACGTGGTCGTGAGCGATTAGAACAAGAGGTAGAGGCAACACCTGCTCCAATCCCTACTGAAAAATCTGAACATCTCTCAGTGTTAGAAGAAAAGATCAAGAAACTTCTCGAGCAAATCGAGTCTCTTGGTGAAGCAGGGAAGATAGATGAAGCTGAGGCACTTATGAGAAAA GTGGATATGCTTAATGCTGAGAAGACAGCTTTTTCCCAACAATCAGCAACTGATAAGGTTTTGATGCTTCCACAAGAGAAGAAAATGGCATTATGTGATATTTGTGGCTCAATTTTGGTAGCAAATGATGCGGCTGAGCGGACACAAACACATGTTTTGGGAAAGCAGCATATTGGTTATGGGATGATCCGGGATTTTCTTAGTGAGTTCAAG GCTGCCAAGGaaaaagcaaaggaagaagatagACTAGCTAGGGAGAGAGAAGCAGAAGAGCTGAGGAAACAAAAGGAAAATGATCATGGCAGTAGGGTCAGAGGGACTGATCTGGGTGAGAGAGAAAGGTCTAGAGAACGTGAGCATGGACGCGATCGGTTTAGAGATCGGGGCGCTGAGCGAGAAAGATCAAGGGGGGATTGGAGTGGACGAGGAAGCAGGGATCGAGGAAGAGAATCAGATCGTCGGAATGACTATCGCAGAAACGGGAGGGAATCCAACAGGGACAGGTTTAGAGACAGGTCTGGAGCACGAAGCAGATCCAGATCTCCTGCCAGGCATAGCCATAAAAGATCAAGAAGTCCTGTTCTTCGATAA
- the LOC121996874 gene encoding luc7-like protein 3 isoform X2: MDAQRALLDELMGAARNLTDEQKKQYKEIRWDDKEVCGAYMVRFCPHDLFVNTKSDLGVCPKIHDPKLKESFEKSPRHSTYVARFEAELAQWCEKLVMDLDRKVRRGRERLEQEVEATPAPIPTEKSEHLSVLEEKIKKLLEQIESLGEAGKIDEAEALMRKVDMLNAEKTAFSQQSATDKVLMLPQEKKMALCDICGSILVANDAAERTQTHVLGKQHIGYGMIRDFLSEFKAAKEKAKEEDRLAREREAEELRKQKENDHGSRVRGTDLGERERSREREHGRDRFRDRGAERERSRGDWSGRGSRDRGRESDRRNDYRRNGRESNRDRFRDRSGARSRSRSPARHSHKRSRSPVLR; this comes from the exons ATGGATGCACAGAGAGCTCTCCTCGACGAACTTATGGGGGCAG CTCGAAATCTAACTGACGAGCAGAAAAAGCAGTACAAGGAAATTCGATGGGACGATAAGGAGGTGTGCGGCGCGTACATGGTTCGATTCTGCCCTCACGATCTGTTCGTAAACACGAAAAGCGACCTAG GAGTTTGCCCTAAAATACATGACCCGAAGCTCAAGGAGAG TTTTGAGAAGTCCCCTAGACACAGTACATATGTTGCAAGGTTTGAAGCAGAGCTAGCACAATGGTGTGAGAAGCTG GTGATGGATTTAGATAGGAAAGTTAGACGTGGTCGTGAGCGATTAGAACAAGAGGTAGAGGCAACACCTGCTCCAATCCCTACTGAAAAATCTGAACATCTCTCAGTGTTAGAAGAAAAGATCAAGAAACTTCTCGAGCAAATCGAGTCTCTTGGTGAAGCAGGGAAGATAGATGAAGCTGAGGCACTTATGAGAAAA GTGGATATGCTTAATGCTGAGAAGACAGCTTTTTCCCAACAATCAGCAACTGATAAGGTTTTGATGCTTCCACAAGAGAAGAAAATGGCATTATGTGATATTTGTGGCTCAATTTTGGTAGCAAATGATGCGGCTGAGCGGACACAAACACATGTTTTGGGAAAGCAGCATATTGGTTATGGGATGATCCGGGATTTTCTTAGTGAGTTCAAG GCTGCCAAGGaaaaagcaaaggaagaagatagACTAGCTAGGGAGAGAGAAGCAGAAGAGCTGAGGAAACAAAAGGAAAATGATCATGGCAGTAGGGTCAGAGGGACTGATCTGGGTGAGAGAGAAAGGTCTAGAGAACGTGAGCATGGACGCGATCGGTTTAGAGATCGGGGCGCTGAGCGAGAAAGATCAAGGGGGGATTGGAGTGGACGAGGAAGCAGGGATCGAGGAAGAGAATCAGATCGTCGGAATGACTATCGCAGAAACGGGAGGGAATCCAACAGGGACAGGTTTAGAGACAGGTCTGGAGCACGAAGCAGATCCAGATCTCCTGCCAGGCATAGCCATAAAAGATCAAGAAGTCCTGTTCTTCGATAA